The genomic region TAATGGCAAGAAGACTTACACTTGAAGGAATAAAAGTTGAAGCAGTACTTGAAATCATGCCTTATCCCGGAGGTCTTGAAAGAAATGTTCAACAGTGTTTAAAAGATTTTGATATTCCATTATATTTATCTCATACCGTCACTGCAATTGAAGGTGATAGAAGATTAGAAAAGGTAATAGCTGCTCAAGTTGATTATAAATGGGATCCTATTCCGGGAACTGAAAAAGAATTTGAAGTAGATACCTTAATCACATCAGTTGGATTAATTCCTCAAACTAAACCTGTTGATTTTGTTGAAACCGATCCTGGTTTTTTAGTTTCAAATACAAATCAAACATCTGAAGATTGGATATTTGCGGCAGGGAATTGTACAGTGATATTTGACCTGGTAGATTATGTAGCAAAAGAGGGAGAAAAAGCAGGTAAATATGCTGCATTATATGCTAGAGGTGAATATAAAAAGGGTAAAAAAGTAAAAGTAAGAAAAGGAGATAATATTGGAATTGTACATCCGGTATATATAGATCCAACTCAGGAATCCACATTATATATAAGGGTATCACGGGTATTTGATAGAGCAAGTATAAAGGTATTACCATTAGATGTTGAAGTAATTGAGGATGAAGCAAGACCACCAGAAATGATTGTGGTAAAATTGAAACCTTTTGATGAAAATATAGATGAAATCGAGGTGATGGCAGATGAGCTCATCTCAAAACTTGGTTAAGGAACTAACCTGCGTAAGATGTCCGCTTGGATGTAAGGTAAAAATTGAGTATACAGAAGAATTAGAAGTTTTAAACGTTTCAGGTAACAAATGTCCAAGAGGAAGAGAATATGCTATTCAGGAAATAAGTGATCCGCATAGAATACTCGTTACCAGTGTAAAAGTGAAAAAAGGTAAATATTTATTGGCTTCAGTAAAGACAACAGATGCCATACCTTTAAGATTATTTGATGAAGCCATGAAAATAATAGAAAAATTAGAAATTGAGGCACCTGTAAAAAGAGGCGATATAATAATAAAGAATTTTTTAGAAACAGGAACAGATTTAATTGTTACAAGAAGTGTCGAAAGGTTGTGAAATATGGAATCGAGAAATATGGTTATTGAAACATATTCTAAAATTTCTGACCTTGTAATGGAACTCAGTTCATTAAATAGTTTAAGCCAAATCGAAGACTCTATTCACTCAATAATCAGTAAATTAATTCCGATAAAAGAAGAGTATTTTTTAAAACCAGATGAAAATAAATATATTGAAATTAATAATAAAAATATATCAGAAGAAATCAAAGATTTAGCTGCATGGGCAGCTAAATCTTTGAAAATCTCTGTTTTTCCTTTAGATAGCGGAGAAAATGCTTTAATATTACCATTTTCAAAATCACAAAAATTAATGTTAGTCTATATTTGCAAAACAAATATAGACGAGATTTCAAATGAAGTAATGCTATTTTTAAATATAATGAGTTTTTTAACTGCTGCAATAATAGAAAACCTTCAGTTATATGAGGAAATTTTAAAAACTAATGAAGTTATAGAAAAAAACAGAGATTTTTTGAATCAGATATTAAATTCAATGATTAGTGGTCTGGCAGTT from Marinitoga aeolica harbors:
- a CDS encoding NAD(P)/FAD-dependent oxidoreductase, giving the protein MKYKTDVVVIGGGAAGMAAAYRAKKEGVDVILLERDEDTGGVLNQCIHNGFGLQYFRKDLTGPEFKEYAKERLEDIEILFGTYVLEVRKDRTIVFVDKRGIHEIETKALVMATGARERHFNSLPVPGKRITGVFTAGLAQRFINLENLKPGSKAVILGSGDIGLIMARRLTLEGIKVEAVLEIMPYPGGLERNVQQCLKDFDIPLYLSHTVTAIEGDRRLEKVIAAQVDYKWDPIPGTEKEFEVDTLITSVGLIPQTKPVDFVETDPGFLVSNTNQTSEDWIFAAGNCTVIFDLVDYVAKEGEKAGKYAALYARGEYKKGKKVKVRKGDNIGIVHPVYIDPTQESTLYIRVSRVFDRASIKVLPLDVEVIEDEARPPEMIVVKLKPFDENIDEIEVMADELISKLG
- a CDS encoding DUF1667 domain-containing protein translates to MSSSQNLVKELTCVRCPLGCKVKIEYTEELEVLNVSGNKCPRGREYAIQEISDPHRILVTSVKVKKGKYLLASVKTTDAIPLRLFDEAMKIIEKLEIEAPVKRGDIIIKNFLETGTDLIVTRSVERL